The genomic stretch ATTTAAGAGTAATGAACACCTTATGTTCTCCTCGATCAGAGATGGCATCTTTCTCGATGACTGGTTGGTAAATATGTCTTATCTGGACATAGacattctttgaaaaataaatccaaagaattcttgaaaattaaacgatttttttctggatttacatatttttctccccttttgaGGAAAATGAGCCAACCTTGACATTTTCCCTAATTATTCAGTTTCCCAGAGGAATAAAGTTATAATCAATGAATTAAAGTCAAATTTCTGAGCCCTTTACTGATCGCGGTCAACAATGTTACCGTCAGTCCTTGACAGAAAAGCTAGTCTTGCTTTTAAGTAGTAATCTCCCTGAGAATGCAAGGACTTGGAAAATCTACAAGAACACATTTCTAGGGGACACCAGGCTTGCTGTGGTCAGGGCACCAGTAATAAGGCATGTGTGCTCAAGATGTATCAGATGTGCCCTAGCCTCTAAGAAGCTATATGCTGGCATCATGAAgaagatttaaaaagcaaatgaatacATCACTTTGGTAAGGATTGTGACAGCATAAACAGAAGTTGCCAGAGTTGGGGCAAAGTGCTGGATAGAGAAGGCATGCCTCCCACAACAGGGCATTATAATGGTTCTTTTCCAAACTACAAAATCTAGAATCAAGGCTGGTTGACCAGTGTGGGGTATGGGATAGAGACTAACTTGAGACCATGGCGCAGCGTATGGGTGTACAGGAGTTATGGATCATTCCAATTCACTCTCACTTATTGCACtatagcagtgtttctcaaagtatggtccagtGCCCACTGGGTGACTTCGAAAGACTTCCTGATTCCAAAATGCAAGTGCTTTACTCAGTTCTTACAACAAAATGGAGATTCATTCCATAGACTTTCAGTTATATACATGGCCAAAAGCTACTAAGTGAGTTATTAAGAATCACtacaattttgcatttttctaaaacCCTGGTTTAGTACATAATCATCAAGTCTGGCTGTTGCACAACACATGGCCATGCTGCAATGTCCAACACAGAGAGGAGTAGTTCCTGCCACTTCAGAAGGACAATTTCTTTCTAGTGCTTCATCACTCCCAGGGCTTTCAGTTGCTGCTATCTTTGTGTTCATTAACATAATTGTAGAATTCTTCTTAGGGTTTATCTTTGTTAATCATTCTTCTCATAACTGCTGCATTGCTGCTACTTtgatacttatttttttcctctctaattcTTTGTTATCACTGAGTTCTTTTACTgctggaaaaagagaagagatgatGTAGGCAGGTTGTGGAATGTTGCTTTGCTCTGCTCCAAAAGTTTAAGAAGTATTGCCCTAGAGGAACTGTTTGGTCTCAGCAGGGTGTCCCAATAATGATGCTCTGGACATTCCCTACGTCCAGAGGttatctctgagcctctgtttaaaCCATTCCATTCCCACCACCTCCTTGAAATTGTCCCTGATGCCAAATCATTGTGAGTTCCCCCTCTCGTAAGTCATAAGCTTGCTTTGCTCTACTGCCTACTTGTTAGTAGGTCATAAACAGCCATGGGGTATCTTGAATCACTGAGCTGCTACCTAGTTCTTGAATTGTTACCTATCTtttgaagttttttatttttatctttccatcAAGACCTAAGTATCCTGAGAGCAGGGACCAAGTCTGACATCTATATATCTTATAGCACGGAATGAAGAAAATGCCTACGGTGCAGAAGCTAGTTACAAAGGTTTGTTACTGGGCACCTGTGGTCTGATCTGGGTGTTGAGAGTGGACACAGAATCTGTTGGACACCCGCCCTTAGCAGTCCTCCAGGTTCCCCAGACCCCTGTCCGTGAAGTCTGAGGCGGCATCCCCCGCAGCTACAAGCAAACAAGCTGACAGTGGCTTTTGACGGTGGACATGGGGCGGGGAATTCCTGATCATGCAGCAAACAAGCAGGCATGCGAGTGTGGGAGGGTTCTTGGTTTTCAGACATTGCTGCTGGTCCTGTCTCTTCATCTGGCTCCTGGGCTTGCTTAAATCGCCATTTGGCCACTGTAAACCACAGCCAGGAGAATCCTGAGATGTACGGGGCTGAACACCTgcctttccctgccccagcctgttCCAGCGTGGAATAGGGCCCCATTTGGGATTCTCCTGTGTCTCTTGGTCTTGACTTGGTATGTGCTGcctctgtgtggcctggttcTGGTTCCTGATGAGGTCCAGGCCCTAACTCCTTTGCCACAAGCCGTGATTACTGATCTCTAACTGGCTAGTCATTGGCCTTTCTGATTCTTGTCCTATagtattttttatctattttcatGAACAATTCTAGCCATGACACAGGgtatgaaaagaatctgaaacccCACTTAAAAGGAAGTGCTGATCTTAGCTAGAAGGAGGTGCTGCTCTGTCTTATGTCTAAAATATTGTAATAGTTATATCCTAGACTTTGAGCCTTAAGTCTTGTGGTTTTCATAGTTTGGTGCTATGGACTTATTCACTCAGTCTTCAAACAACGACCTGTTTGATTAAATCATTGAACAATACATGGTGAGGGCAGGTGATGAAGTGGTGGTCCAAAAGGAGAAAGTCAAATCCAGCCAGTGAGGGGCAAAATGACGGCTGGTCCAGGGTATTTACTGTTTATGATTCCGCTGAATCAATCAACGTTAAGAAATGTTCTCCCTCTGTGACCATAAACCATGACCACGGAAGTCTCAAAATCTGACAGATTTGCAGGAGAAGAATTGATGAGTCAAAAACAAACCAGCTCACTACCTCTCCTACAAGAAATAAAGATCACTCCTTGTGTCAAAACAATGACTGTCCTCATCGGGAACTCAGATCAATTACCTGGACAACTTAGGTTTTCACATTCCTGTAGAATAAGGACAAATAGGCCTCTCCGAGTGGTTTTGCATTATTAGAATTTGTTCAGGAGAGAAGAATCATTAAAGTCTTCTGTGAGAAAATGAAGtaacaaaaaatgttttctggatACTCTAGTACCTTTTTTGCTATTTTATGGAGTTGGTATTGTTCCCCATTACTGTAACCATAGATACAAGGCTACAGAATCAGCCTCGCTGCTGAATAACACCACAAGATTCTCtctgaacttatttttttttttttttttttttttggccactctgcacggcatgcggtatcttagttctccaaccagggatcaaacccgcaccccctgcagtggaagcgtggagtcttaagcattggacctccagggaagtccatccCCTCTCTGAACTAATTTTAAAACAGCATTCCTTTGGATCTTCCAAACAAAATTCTTCTGAAACTGGAACTAGGGTTAAATTTAGGTTGACAAGgatttcataaaagcaaaaccctttaaaatttgcattaaaaattcatttatcaggacttccctggtggctcagtggttaacaatctgcctgccaatgcaggggacatgggttcgatccctgctccaggaagatcccacatgccgtggagcaactaagcccgtgcaccacaactactgagcctgcgctctagagcctgcgagccacaactactgagccctcgtgccagaactattgaagcccgcacgcctagagccccatgctccacaacaagagaagccactgcaatgagaagcccgcgcaccgcaacaaagagcagcccccgctcgccacaacgggagaaagcccacgcgcagcaacgaagacccaacacagccaaaaataaattaattaaaaaaaaaattcacatgtcTAATTGAACAGCCTTGGTTGGGTGATGATAATAAATATTCCCAAAAGTTCATTTCACTTCTGCAGGCTTTCTCACAAGAAAGTTCTGTAGCTTTGTCCCAAGCATATTAGAATATTTCTTCTCAGCTTGGCAACACAAGCAGGACTGATATAATGATAGTCATCAGTTTGCTTCATTCTGTCATAATTAATACCAAGTGTGCGTGGCCATGCTTCAGGTCAGTTCCTGCTCACGTCACTCTGTCCCCATCCAGGTTCCTGGGATTCACGCTATGGTCACAGAATCCACTGTGTTTTATTCTTACTCCCTTTTTCGTTCATGTAACTGTGCTGAAAACACTAGATACTGTCCTGTTCTTTTAACTCAAACTGGCTCCTACACTATGAAGAAATCTTTTCGGCAGAACTTCCTTGCAAATGTCTTAGTAAGTCAGCATAAGCGTGACTCCGTCACGAGTGGGATTGTCTCACAGAACGTCTCTTCTTCATTATGTTTACAGAAGACACTGTAGGGCCCCATTGCTGTGCTTGCCTTTGCCATCTACGTGGTCAGAAGATGTCACCCTAATACCCACAGGGAGTGTATCATGAAACTTAACAAACAATAGGTAGAATGCTCCTCACACCGTATCTGTCACATGATAAGTAATCAGTATATGTATCTAGTGTTCAGTACAcagcagatactcaataaatattggtttaaTAAACGAATGACtggatggatgaacaaatgaatggacaaTCAGCCAGATAAATACCTGTTTTATGTTGCCAATATAGATTCTTCTCCTCTAGACTTAAACTTCTGCTTAAGAAATGGAATAAACTGTGCATGGTGGCCTTCAGTAATGTTGGGTAAAGCTCCCAGGGTCTCATAGGAGAAAGAGCCATGACTTGGGCCAATTCCACAAGCCCACTACTGACAGAAATCCCACACCAGTCTGCAGGCATCAGGTCTGCAGTGAAGGGTGGGGCTGAGCCCTCACCAGGGGATCATTACTGAACAGagccaaagaaaataaagtcGCAGGCCCTGCTTGCAGTGCCTCTAAGGGTGGCAggtacaatttttttgtttgttttgttttgtttaacatctttattgggttataattgctttacaatggtgtgttagtttctgctttatagcaaagtgaatcagttatacatatacatatgttcccatatctcttccctcttgcgtctccctccctcccaccctccctatcctacccccaaggcggtcacaaagcaccgagccgatatccctgtgccatgcggctgcttcccactagctatctaccttatgtttgttagtgtatatatgtccatgcctctctctcgccctgtcacagctcacccttccccctccccatatcctcaggtccgttctccagtaggtctgtgtctttattcctgtcttacccccaggttcttcatgacattttttttttcttaaactccatatatatgtgttagcatacggtatttgtctttctctttctgacttacttcactgtgtatgacagactctaggtctatccacctcattacaaatagctcaatttcgtttctttttatggctgagtaatattccattgtatatatgtgccacatcttctttatccattcatccgatgatgggcgcttaggttgtttccatctccgggctattgtacatagagctgcaatgaacattttggtacatgactctctttgaattttggttttctcagggtatatgcccagaagtgggattgctgggtcatatggtagttctatttgtagttttttaaggaacctccatactgttctccatagtggctgaaccaattcacgttcccaccagcagtgcaagagcgttcccttttctccacaccctgtccagcatttattgtttgtagattttttgatgatggccattctgactggtgtgagatgatatctcattgtagttttgatttgcatttctctaatgattaatgatgttgagcattctttcatgtgtttgttgacaatctgtaactcttctttggagaaatgtctatttaagtcttctgcccatttttggattgggtggtttgtttttttgttattgagctgcataagctgcttgtaaattttggagattaatcctttgtcagttgcttcatttgcaaatattttctcccattctgagggttgtcttttggtcttgttcatggtttcctttgctgtgcaaaagcttttaagtttcattaggtcccatgtgtttatttttgtttttatttccatttctctaggaggtgggtcaaaaaggatcttgctgtgatttatgtcatagagtgttctgcctatgttttcctctaagagtttgatagtttctggccttacatttaggtctttaatccattttgagcttatttttgtgtatggtgttagggagtgatctaatctcatacttttacatgtacctgtccagttttaagGGTGGCAGGTACAATTTTGAGCCTACCTTTCCCTCCTCTACTTACAGAGTCATTACCAGGCCCTCTTGGTCTGCCTTACCCACACCTGGGCTACCACCAGACCTCCTCAGCTCCTTGCCCCTCTGATCCTCCAGCTCAGAAGTAGCTCATCGCTCTTTGGGGCATCtgggtagggaaactgaggcatgcaATGATGGAGGGCTCCCTGTACCCGAAGATCAAAAGCTCCTCAAGGACCCCGTCCCAAGCATCTTTcctctcccaaccccacccccacccttccccaatcAAGAAGGTAACCAGCAAGGGGATGGCAGGCAAACATCCTCAATGGCCCTCTGACTGGTTTGGGAGTAAGGTAGGCTTAAAAGCTTGGCTTTACATACCAGAAAAAGTTTGCGCCTGAAATACTGGTCTAACCTGAAGGTCCTGATCCTTAGCAAACACTTCTGGAATTCCAGACTCCTTCGGTGCAAGGCTTCCGTAAACCATTTTTATAGTGGTCTTTTTGAGACAAAGAAAAGAGTTTTTCACTCACCTTTTTTCTTCCAACTACTGTTCAGCTTTGGGGACATACTTCAGTTCACTTTTAATATTCTGGATCTCTGATAGGTTGACCGCAGGTCCTGGAAGTTTCTTAGCTCCTGGAATTGACTTCTTCTCCTCATCCAAAGTGGGAGGAGCaccctgaagagaaaaaaaaggagaaagatttaGCTCACCGAAAAAGACATTTGGTCTCTCTAGGTCACAGACATGAAGCAGAAaacaattaaagcaaaaatagtgTCAGAGAGTAATTCTAGCAGAGTGACTTTTTCTTGTGCTGTTGGGTTACCGTCAGAGTTTCAAGATCTCCTGAagtttatagaagaaaaaagttggaagaagaaaacaagtaaTTTCCGCATCACTTAGAAAACCCAAGAGTACTGTTCAGTGTCTGATAGCTAATAAAAATTACCACTAGTTAAAAGGATTTGTGTTGTGTTTCCAAGAGAAGCATCTTACAAGATCAAATTTAATTTGGTATCATAGTATCATAAGACGCCTGAAAGGCACAGGTTTGTAGACTGTTAGTGCACAGCTATCTCTAACAATGACTTGGTCCAGGAGTTTTCCGTTCTTTTGTTTGGGGTGCAGTGGCTGCCAGCCTTTATTACAATGACATTTCTGGGAAGCAGAAACAAACTGAAACTGACATCAGCAAAACCTTTTTGAATATGGGTGGGGTAGGATGGAGTGGCAGAGGAGGCCCAGCTCTCCCCTCCTGCTTTGGAAAGCATTTTACGTTTcctattgttttatgtttttctgttgttgtggCTTTAGGGCGGGACCATATCCTATACATTTTTCTGTGGGTCCTCCAATGCCTGGTGCAGAAGTGCACAGGCACACTTGTTGATGGTTGTTTAGCTGATTAAGCCTGAGAATGTGCCATAGTGACAAATCTATGCCTCTATGTACATACACCAAACACGTATTAACAGTGGCTGTGAAACAGTAAGATCCGTTGCTGTGTGTAGCTCCTAGAACTCCAATTCATTACTACAGACAGTTGCTGGTTAGCTCATTCCTCCTATTTACTAGCAGTGGGGGGCATATTCCCCAGGGCCCTGGAACGAAGGTGTTGGAGGAACATTTGATCTCTGTGGCAGCCACAGGAGCACGCCTCTCGGATCAGTTTCCTGCAGGGAGGATAATTGAATGACAGGCCCGGCTGCTTCACCCTGAAACCCGCCCATCACCCCGCTGAGGTAACACTTCCCACGGCTGCTCGTGGCCAATGAATGAGTGTCATAGGATCCTAAGGCGGGCCCGTTCCTGGGAGACCTGGGACTCCTCTGGGAGGGACTTGGGCTCAAGAATTTTCCTTAGAACAGCACTGTTGTCTAAGATGCTTCCGCCCAACCCTCTGTCCCACTCTCCTTCACCTGCATCACGGTCTGAGGACCCTCTCGTTTTTCCTTACAAGTGTTTTCCCCAATAAATGTTTTGCCCATCGAATCCCACCTTTGGATCTGCTTCTTGGAGGACCCAAATTAACAGGCCCCCTATGAGACTGGCAGAGCTCCACCTGCTGGGCCAGCAACTGAGTGAACCAATACAGTTAtgggaaaaagaataagaaactgTACGTTTTTCTCAGGTGCAAGCCCTGTGCCCATATGTGTTGCCGGCCTAACTAGGCAGCCCTGTAACTTGGGTATTAACGCCAATGCCGTGCTTTAGCCCCCATCTGGCTCCTATATCTAGTTCTCAAATTGTCTAAACCCTAAATGGAAAGGGCAGAAAATGTTCAAGCTTCCCAAACTTTAACAGATTATTTGGTAGATGTGTCCTTTACAGAAACGTTTTTAAATTGCTTATTTGAGGGGCTCATGGTTTTTCCTGTAGTCATTTTCTTTGAATCTGACCCAGTGCTGATGAAATAGCTAACATGTCACCCACACGAAATGATACAGTAGTTCGATGTAGACTGTACCTGTTGTAAATATCTGttgtatatatctggaaaatgtTTCCCCGGGTCAATGTATAGAGCCATAGGCTCGGCTTCCTTTCATCATGCACGCACATTCATCATTTATAAATGCAGATTTAGAAGCAATAGTTAAAACTGTTAAACATCCACTTGGAGGACATGGTATTCCAAAATGTTCTTTGTTGGGcttttggaaagaaattttaaacaagGCTATAAagtgctctttaaaaaaattatatatatatatatatatatatatatatgtagtggtgaaatgaaaaatgtttccttACTTATAAATGTTCCCATGGTTGTTAGGTGGGTAGATCTTAATAAAGAagtatgaaggagaaaaatgtttCCAGCTCCTTCTGTTAAGTTCCTGGCTGAGTCATAATCACTATCTTTCTAATATCAAAATGTGCTATACTGGCACAATTAACACAGAAAACCAGCGTGTGCAGTTATGTGTCTGTGTGCAAAGATTTACTGTGCAAACATACACAGTTAAAGGATGAAAATACTTAATATTAGGCACTttcctttaaatttattaaaacctcAATGcactgtgttttttatttatcaAGGTAAAACTTTTAACACTTGATTTGGTAAGGTcacatataatggaaaattataagTGGGTATATTTAAGAACTAGGTTTTAAGATATTGACTCAGGAGGGGGTTAGTGGTGGTGCATATTCTTAACTGAATCTtctctcatcttttaaaaaagaatgcgaatcagattccatttttttcctgtgaatttgTTATCATAAGAATTATAATGCATTAAGGCATGAACAGGCAGGGGCCAGATGGTTCCATTTGGCTAAGTatgctctcttttcttttgtaagtaGATATTTGAATTGAGAAGGGATATGGAAGACATTCTTTGGTTTTAGATAAAGAAAGCTTGAGAGAAGGCTTATCAGCCCCGCGCCATTCCCAGTTTCAGAAATGGCTATTGTCACAGGGAAATGCCCCCCTTGGGGGGTGACAGAGTATTTGTAAAATTTGGCAAAATGGTGAACCACTTCCCAGCTATCTCACCTTCATCTCCCTCTTCACTACCAGATGCCCTATTTCGTTTTCCCCTAAACTCTCTTCTGTACGACACAACAGCCTGGTGTGCTTATACACACAGTGTATTATGCTCATACACTGGAGActtaataataacagcaaacacACTGCTAGCTCTTCTAAGTTACAcctactaactcatttaatcctcacatcaattCTCAAtccgtgggacttccctggtggtgcagtggttaagaatccgcctgccagtgcaggggacacgggtttgatccctgtcccgggaagatcccacgtgctgtggagcagctgagcccgtgcaccacaactactgagcctgcgctctagagcccgcgagccacaactactgagcccacgtgccacaactactgaagcccgtgcacctagagcctgtgctctgcaacaagagaagccaccacaatgaagcccacgcacggcaacaaagagtaacccctgctcaccgcaactagagaaagcccgtgcacagcaatgaagacccaacacagccaagaaataattaactaattaattaattacttaaaaaattctcAATCTGCtaccattattatccctattttacagttgaggaaactgaggcacaaggtaTGGGGggggttaagaaacttgcccacgGCCTCACAGCTAGGAAGTAGCAAGACTAGAATTAAATAGTGTATTTGCATCATGTGAAGGGATCAGGTGGAGAGGGAAATAATTAACAGAAAATCCCAATGTGCTGTTTTGTGGCTTAATAATGATGTAACTGAGAGATTTGGGAGGCAGAGCAGGGGCTTGTCAATACGCTTCAAATCACTTTAATCAAGCAGCTGCCTTGTCTTATGCAGAGCAAGGGCTTACAGAGACCATAGGTGGGCAGGAGACTCAGCCAGTGCTCACAGGCCTTGTCAGATGGCCCGTCCTGGCTTCCTGCTAGGGTCCACCTTCTTCACGTCTGAGATGGTGGCGGGTTTGAGATGGGGGAGCTCCTGGCTGTGATGGAGGTGGCCTGTTCTGTTCAGGAGTGGTTTGTTATGCCCTCGACTTTAGACAGTGATTATCTTAATGGTAAGCTAAGCAATGAATCCCAAATCTAAGAAAGTCAGCAATTCCGAGGTTTTAAACTGGATAGTCATAGAAAAGCGGGGCTCTACAGGTTATTTGAATTCAGATTCCATTTTCCCATTCAAATCATGCAACCAAAGGTGGCTGGGGCCTCGTAGCCAAACCAAGCTGCCCAACTGCTCCCCTTGCAATATTGCTTCCATGAGAAACTTACTCCAAGGTCCAGCCCAGAACTTGAGTCATTAGATCCCACCTCTCCATAAGACCCCACAAGTCCTGAGAGTCCCTTTCAGCTCTGACAATAAGGGAATACCACCCCTCGCCACCCTCCCGACTGGTGAGCCCCACAAGAAAGGTGTAGCTCAATTCAAGAAACACTTCTGGGGTCTCTGGATCTCTGTGGATACCTCGCTCCCTCCATCCTGAGAAGAATGTTGGTTGACCATTTGTTTATGTGGTTGGTCATAAAGTAAGTTTTCAAAACCCAGGCTGTATCAGTTCTTAGTTATTTTAGAATGTGCTGGAACCATCAAGCTGGGGACAAGGCAAGAGTACGAGCAGGGTGCTTTCCCAAGCTCCTAACTGGGACACTTGTGTGGAGGAAAGTACCAGTTGTAGAGAAGAAGCGAGGGCCATCTCTACCACAGAGGAAGATGGATGCAAGCCTCCAAAACAGTAGTCACATCAGTCAATTTAGTGTGAAAAGAGAGTCAAGCTACCTTCCAACTGATTGCCAGACACAGTGACACACAGCTTAAGAGGAAGCACAGGAAGAAAACCTAATTACAGATGAATGGAGATGTAGGAAGAATGCCTTTCTGCCCTCCCTTCTACCTCCCTGTGCTTTTTTCTTACAACATGTGAAATAATAGGCCCAGGAGTCCTTCATAAAAATTGGATAATTCGATCAATCGATAAACAGTCATTTATTGAATACATGACTCTttcctcacagcaaccctctgAGGAACGGACAGAATCGTATTTTGCAGACAGAGACTCAGATACTTGACCAAAGTCCCAGAGGGAGAGCTCATGATCATGAGCTACCTGGGTGGCCAAGTTAGCAGCAGCAGAACTAGAAATTCTGTACCATCAGAGCCGAGTAGGGCCAGGTCTTTTCAGCTTGTATGTTGAAAATTTGTTATTCGTCAAGGGTGACTTAGTGACTGCAACTCCAGAACTTGGTGATGTCACTCAAATACTCTATCTCCTCCTTTCaaaaattatctttctatttataGGAGGCTGGAACCGCTAACTGAGGACCACATCAGGAATTATTTATGAGAGAAAAAGGTTAGATGCAGGACAACCAGTTTTATTAGCAAATACCAAAAAGGTCACctacaaaagtttaaaaagccttttcaccttttaaaaaagataaaatacagttTGCAATACCCTGTGGCTTTATTGCTCCAAgaccttaactttttttttagaatcaGACCTTCCAGGTTTCATCAGAAAAGTCAGAattgaggaaaa from Phocoena phocoena chromosome X, mPhoPho1.1, whole genome shotgun sequence encodes the following:
- the SMPX gene encoding small muscular protein → MSKQPVSNVRAIQANINIPMGAFRPGAGQPPRRKECTPETEEGAPPTLDEEKKSIPGAKKLPGPAVNLSEIQNIKSELKYVPKAEQ